In a genomic window of Flavobacterium lipolyticum:
- a CDS encoding META domain-containing protein — protein MKKVLLLCALMSVILSCKSVAVKKTNTKETTSQTTSEEEELNVYFKATGNEPFWGLKFGKDKIVFTSLIEGMESISFDAVEPIKAMDANVKMYRVKSGKTEATITVQQFECTDSMSGAVSPYTVKVEMNGKTLNGCGQYITDYRLHDIWVLEELNGRKLTSSDFQKEMPRIEIYSAENRFSGFGGCNNIGGKIFFEKGLLRFSDVISTLMACMPANKEGEFVETLQKTTTYSIENLRLTLSNPDGKLLVFRKVD, from the coding sequence ATGAAAAAAGTACTTTTACTATGCGCCCTAATGTCTGTGATCTTAAGTTGTAAGTCGGTTGCAGTTAAAAAAACAAACACGAAAGAAACCACTTCTCAAACCACTTCAGAAGAAGAAGAACTAAATGTTTATTTTAAAGCTACTGGAAATGAACCATTTTGGGGATTGAAATTTGGAAAAGATAAAATTGTTTTTACATCATTGATAGAAGGAATGGAGTCCATTAGTTTTGATGCCGTTGAACCAATAAAAGCAATGGATGCTAATGTAAAAATGTATAGAGTAAAAAGCGGAAAAACAGAGGCTACTATTACTGTTCAGCAATTCGAATGTACGGATTCAATGTCAGGTGCCGTTTCGCCTTACACGGTTAAAGTAGAAATGAATGGTAAAACATTAAACGGTTGTGGTCAGTATATTACGGATTATCGCTTGCACGATATCTGGGTATTAGAGGAGTTGAATGGAAGAAAATTGACTTCTTCTGACTTTCAAAAAGAAATGCCACGTATTGAAATTTACTCAGCCGAAAATAGATTTTCAGGATTTGGAGGCTGTAATAATATTGGAGGAAAAATTTTCTTCGAAAAAGGATTGTTGAGATTCTCTGATGTAATTTCGACTTTGATGGCTTGTATGCCGGCGAATAAAGAAGGTGAATTTGTAGAAACATTGCAAAAAACAACTACTTATTCAATTGAAAATTTACGATTGACACTTTCTAATCCTGATGGGAAATTATTGGTTTTTAGAAAAGTAGACTAA
- a CDS encoding DUF4202 domain-containing protein, which translates to MNTPFQKAGQLIDAENAQDPNIEIDQNREYPKELLYSDRMYKRLMQFKPEASEAVQIASKAQHICRWKVARESYPMDRVGYLKWREELKKFHAKTTAAILEKAGYNSEFIDRVSFLIEKKLLKKDAETQLLEDVICLVFLEYYLDPFVHKHDEEKLKNIIKKTWDKMSDKGHQEALKISYTEENLNLIKASLGL; encoded by the coding sequence ATGAATACACCTTTTCAAAAAGCCGGCCAGTTGATTGATGCTGAGAACGCTCAGGATCCTAATATCGAAATCGATCAAAATAGAGAGTATCCAAAAGAATTATTGTATTCTGATCGAATGTATAAACGATTGATGCAGTTTAAACCTGAAGCTTCAGAAGCTGTTCAAATTGCCTCAAAAGCACAACACATCTGCCGATGGAAAGTGGCACGCGAATCGTATCCAATGGATCGTGTCGGATATTTGAAATGGCGGGAAGAACTTAAAAAATTTCACGCAAAAACCACAGCCGCAATTCTGGAAAAAGCAGGCTATAATTCTGAATTTATCGATCGGGTTTCCTTTTTAATTGAAAAGAAGCTTCTAAAAAAAGATGCCGAAACACAACTGTTGGAAGATGTAATTTGTTTGGTTTTCTTAGAATATTATCTGGATCCGTTTGTGCACAAACACGATGAAGAGAAACTCAAAAACATCATTAAGAAGACCTGGGATAAAATGTCTGACAAAGGACATCAGGAAGCCTTGAAGATTAGTTATACTGAAGAAAACTTAAATCTGATAAAAGCCTCTTTAGGTCTTTAA
- a CDS encoding response regulator transcription factor, producing MSKTIRVVLADNHVFVRDGIKSLLENEVNIEVVGEATDGIDTLEAVAASEPDLLILDIRMPHLTGIEVVEKLRSENNKVKIIILTTHESEEYVLGALKAGAEGYLLKDSSKEEFLKALHTVLNGGKYYSGDVSGILIHHFVHCTVSLGRKQALAEEITITKREKEILSLLLSGKGNKEIGETLKISKRTAEVHRFNLMKKLKVKNLMELSNKATEYSLL from the coding sequence ATGAGTAAAACGATTCGGGTAGTCCTCGCGGATAATCATGTTTTTGTAAGGGACGGAATAAAATCTTTGTTGGAAAACGAAGTAAACATAGAAGTTGTAGGCGAAGCTACAGATGGGATCGATACGCTCGAAGCTGTTGCAGCAAGTGAGCCAGACTTACTTATACTAGACATACGCATGCCGCATTTAACCGGTATTGAAGTAGTAGAAAAACTTAGAAGTGAAAATAATAAGGTTAAGATTATTATACTTACCACACATGAATCTGAAGAATATGTACTAGGTGCATTGAAAGCAGGTGCCGAAGGATATTTACTAAAAGATTCCAGCAAAGAAGAATTTTTAAAAGCCTTACATACCGTTTTAAACGGAGGAAAATATTACAGCGGTGATGTTTCCGGAATTTTGATTCATCACTTTGTGCATTGTACTGTTTCATTAGGGCGTAAACAAGCTTTAGCCGAAGAAATCACGATTACCAAGAGAGAAAAAGAAATTCTGTCTCTTTTATTATCCGGAAAAGGAAATAAGGAAATTGGCGAAACCCTTAAAATCAGTAAGCGTACTGCCGAAGTTCATCGCTTTAATTTGATGAAAAAACTAAAAGTAAAAAACCTGATGGAGCTTTCAAACAAAGCAACAGAGTATTCTTTGCTATAA
- a CDS encoding DUF2130 domain-containing protein, with protein sequence MAEQSSIQCPNCGTPIDVNDVLKHQLEDSIRKEFQQKASAQSKELELKNEQFEKAKAEFEAKKKQENELFAERLERERKIAEKEISQKLKTKLEEENKDRLLLMEKELSEKSEKLRELNKMEGEIAKLQREKLEMKEAIETEAQKQLNATLILERDKIRKQEEEKNELKIKEYQKQSDDQKKLIEEMKRKQEQGSMQLQGEVMELAIEEWLASNFPLDTIDEVKKGANGADCLQVVNTREVQNCGSIYYESKRTKAFQPAWIEKFKNDIRTKKANIGVLVTEVMPAGMDRMGMRDGIWICTYEEFKGLSAVLRQSLIQVSQAVQAQENKGDKMSMLYDFLTSNEFRLQVEGIVEGFTQMQSDLESEKRAMQRIWKQREKQIEKVVHNTLGMYGSIRGIAGNAVQTVRALELDFIEDEEEPKTKELE encoded by the coding sequence ATGGCTGAGCAATCTTCAATCCAGTGCCCCAATTGCGGCACACCAATCGATGTAAATGATGTTTTGAAACATCAATTGGAAGATAGTATCCGTAAAGAATTTCAACAAAAAGCCAGTGCTCAGTCCAAAGAGCTGGAACTTAAAAACGAGCAATTCGAAAAAGCAAAAGCTGAATTTGAGGCCAAGAAAAAACAGGAAAATGAACTTTTTGCCGAAAGACTGGAACGCGAGAGAAAAATAGCCGAAAAAGAAATTTCTCAGAAATTAAAAACCAAACTCGAAGAAGAAAACAAAGATCGTTTGCTTCTAATGGAAAAAGAGCTTTCGGAGAAATCAGAGAAACTTCGCGAACTGAACAAAATGGAAGGTGAAATTGCGAAACTTCAACGTGAAAAACTCGAAATGAAGGAGGCTATCGAAACGGAAGCGCAAAAACAGCTTAACGCTACTTTGATTCTGGAACGTGACAAAATCCGAAAACAAGAAGAGGAAAAAAACGAACTAAAAATAAAAGAATACCAAAAACAGTCTGATGATCAGAAAAAGCTGATTGAGGAAATGAAACGCAAGCAGGAACAAGGCTCCATGCAATTGCAGGGTGAAGTCATGGAACTTGCGATTGAGGAATGGCTGGCCAGTAATTTTCCGTTAGACACTATCGACGAAGTAAAAAAGGGAGCCAATGGAGCCGACTGTCTTCAGGTTGTAAATACCCGAGAAGTACAAAATTGTGGTTCTATTTATTATGAAAGTAAGCGTACTAAAGCTTTCCAGCCTGCATGGATTGAGAAATTCAAGAATGATATCCGAACCAAAAAGGCCAATATTGGTGTTTTGGTCACTGAGGTGATGCCTGCCGGAATGGATCGTATGGGTATGCGCGATGGGATATGGATTTGTACTTATGAAGAATTTAAAGGACTAAGTGCTGTTTTACGTCAATCTCTCATACAAGTTAGCCAGGCCGTTCAGGCACAGGAGAACAAAGGAGATAAAATGTCGATGCTCTATGATTTTTTAACCAGCAATGAATTCCGCTTACAGGTAGAAGGAATTGTAGAGGGTTTTACGCAAATGCAAAGTGATTTGGAATCTGAAAAAAGAGCCATGCAGCGTATTTGGAAACAACGCGAAAAGCAAATTGAAAAAGTAGTGCACAATACGCTGGGAATGTACGGCTCGATTCGTGGTATTGCCGGAAATGCAGTTCAGACTGTACGAGCTTTAGAACTTGATTTTATTGAAGACGAAGAAGAACCGAAAACAAAAGAACTGGAATAA